A region from the Triticum aestivum cultivar Chinese Spring chromosome 3D, IWGSC CS RefSeq v2.1, whole genome shotgun sequence genome encodes:
- the LOC123075038 gene encoding uncharacterized protein, whose product MSTFDVYGMKNVNNQISSSHMCVVGRGKDFSSHNAAIAGWTVSPSEYGDSKTHFFTRWTVDGYKSTGCYDLKCDGFVPVQNAPTTPGDTLDHKNGKLKITIKIFKKKDDGDWWLYFGYDNQSLRAVGFWPKSIFNNMADHANLVEWGGYTFSNSGSASPAMGSGHWPGIHSAVVRDVRFVDDTGRGYKIDPWPGGLFASISHKKCYGAVLSVDEMFYYGGPGGCTM is encoded by the exons ATGTCAACATTCGATGTCTATGGTATGAAAAATGTCAATAACCAAATAAGCTCATCACACATGTGTGTGGTCGGTCGAGGGAAGGACTTCAGTAGTCACAATGCTGCAATAGCTGGATGGACG GTTAGCCCATCCGAATATGGTGATAGCAAAACACACTTCTTTACACGATGGACG GTTGATGGGTATAAGTCAACCGGATGCTATGACTTGAAATGCGATGGTTTTGTGCCAGTACAAAATGCGCCTACCACTCCAGGAGACACTCTAGACCACAAAAACGGAAAACTTAAGATCACAATCAAGATATTCAAG AAGAAAGATGATGGTGACTGGTGGTTGTACTTTGGTTATGATAATCAAAGCCTTAGAGCTGTTGGATTCTGGCCCAAAAGTATCTTTAATAATATGGCAGACCATGCAAATCTTGTAGAGTGGGGTGGTTACACCTTCTCCAATTCCGGGAGTGCTAGTCCTGCAATGGGCAGCGGCCACTGGCCTGGGATACATTCTGCAGTTGTTCGAGATGTTAGATTTGTTGATGACACTGGTAGAGGCTACAAAATTGATCCATGGCCCGGGGGCCTTTTTGCTTCTATCTCCCACAAAAAATGCTATGGAGCCGTTCTATCTGTAGACGAAATGTTTTATTATGGCGGACCTGGTGGTTGTACTATGTAG